A window of Podospora bellae-mahoneyi strain CBS 112042 chromosome 1 map unlocalized CBS112042p_1.3, whole genome shotgun sequence genomic DNA:
ATAAGCGAAGCATGGCTAGATTTCATGGTATCACGACGTGTGCTGGACATAAGAGAAAGTATAAGACGCCAACCTTCCTCGCATCATGATGCCTCCTGGACGTGCCAGGCAGCCAGGAAAACAGCGCCTTCGTCGCTTCCTCCGTctccaaccatcaccatgcaTTTCAGCGTTGCTGGCATTGCCCTCTGGGCCCTTGCGGCCACACAGGGTGTCGAGGCTCACTACCGCTACAGCAAGCTCATCGTCAACGGCAGGGTGACCAACGACTGGGAGTACGTCCGCGAGAACAGCAACTTCATCATGCCCACCAAGCAGTTCCTCCAGCCCAGCGATGACTTCCGCTGCAACTCGGGGTCCTTCGCCAACGCGGGCAGGACCAAAGTCCACAAGGTCAACCCAGGCGACAGCATCGGGTTCCGCCTGTGGAACGGCGGCAAGATTCTCCACCCCGGACCTACCACCATCCACATGTCCCGGGCTCCCGGTGACGTGCGCCAGTACAGAGGCGATGGCGATTGGTTCAAGGTTCAGGAGACTCTGATCTGCAGAGCCCCCGGCCGCTACCTCGCCGACACCGACTGGTGCTCCTGGGATCAGCCCGACCAGACCTTCACCCTTCCTCGCGATACCCCTCCTGGCCAGTATCTCGTCCGCGTTGAGCACATCGCCCTGCACGGCGCCCAGAGCGGAGACACCGAGTTCTATTGTAAGCAacttccctcccttctttCTCCTACCATCCCCCATGTGCTAACACCGGTAAACAGTCACTTGCGCCCAAATCGAAGTcggcggcaacggcaacggccgCCCCGGCCCCTTGGTCAAAATCCCCGGTCTGTACAACTCCAACGACCCGGCCCTCCGTTTCTGGATCTATGGCGTTCCATCCTACCCCTATACCCGCGTCGGGCAGCACGCCGTTTGGACTGGTGGCCAgtatggcggcggcggcggcggtggctcTCCCGCCCCTGCGCCCTCGCCCGCTCccggcaacggcggcggcaccgtTCCTCTTTGGGGA
This region includes:
- a CDS encoding uncharacterized protein (EggNog:ENOG503NW4V; CAZy:AA9; COG:G), producing MVSRRVLDIRESIRRQPSSHHDASWTCQAARKTAPSSLPPSPTITMHFSVAGIALWALAATQGVEAHYRYSKLIVNGRVTNDWEYVRENSNFIMPTKQFLQPSDDFRCNSGSFANAGRTKVHKVNPGDSIGFRLWNGGKILHPGPTTIHMSRAPGDVRQYRGDGDWFKVQETLICRAPGRYLADTDWCSWDQPDQTFTLPRDTPPGQYLVRVEHIALHGAQSGDTEFYFTCAQIEVGGNGNGRPGPLVKIPGLYNSNDPALRFWIYGVPSYPYTRVGQHAVWTGGQYGGGGGGGSPAPAPSPAPGNGGGTVPLWGQCGGEGYTGPTRCAEGTCKVSNQWYSQCVN